ACCGGCGTGGGCGCCAACCGGAACGAGGACGTGCCCACCGAGGCCGCCGCCGGCCACGGCCTGCGCCTGCTGCGCAGCCACGCCGGCGCCATCGGCGAACAGCTCCCGGCCCGCCAGGTGCGCGCCATGCTCGCCGTCCGCGCCAACCAGCTGCTGGCCGGGGGCGCGGGCCTGAGGCCCGGCGTGATCACCGCCCTGTGCGAGGCCCTGAAGAGCGGCGCGTATCCGGTGGTCAACGAGTTCGGCTCCGTCGGCACCGGCGACATCGCGGCCCTGGCCCAGGTCGGCCTCGCGCTCGTCGGCGAACACCCCTGGCGCGGCGCGGGCGCGCCCGCGCCGCAGCCCCTCGACAACAACGACGCCCTGGCCCTGATCAGCAGCAACGCCCTCACCCTCGGCCAGTCCGCGCTCGCCCTGCACGAACTGCGCGGGCTCATCGGCGCCACCCAGGTCGTCGCGGCCCTGTCGCTGCTCGCCGTCGACGGCTCCCACGAGGCGTACGCGGCGCCCGTGCACGCCGCCCGCCCGCACCGGGGCAGCACCGAGGTGGCCCGGCGGATGCGGGAGCTGATCGGCGCCGCCGACCGGCCGGCCCCGCCCCTCGGCCGGATCCAGGACTCCTACGGCTTCCGCTGCCTGCCCCAGATCCACGGCCCCGCGCACGACGCCGCCGACGCCCTGGAGCAGGTCCTCACCGTGGAGATCAACGCGGCCGCCGAGAACCCGCTGATCTCCCCCGAGGACCTGACCGCCTACCACCACGGCGGCTTCTACCAGGCCCAGCTCGCCCTCGCCCTCGACCACTTCAGGCTCGCGCTGACCCAGGTCGCCCGGCTGTCCACCTCCCGCCTGTCCACCCTCAACGAGCCCGCCTACACCCGGCTGCGCCCCTTCCTCGCCGACCACCAGCCGGCCTCCTCCGGCGTGATGATCCTGGAGTACGCGGCCGGGGCGGCCCTCGGCGAACTGCGCGCCTTTTCCGCGCCCGCCTCGCTGGGCCACGCTGTACTCTCCCGGGGCGTCGAGGAACAGGCGAGCTTCGCCTCGCTCGCCGCGCGGCAGACCCTGCGCGCGTGCGGTGCGTATCGTCTGGTGGTCGGCTGCGAACTGGTCGCCGCCGTCCGCGCGCTGCGCCAGCGCGATCTGCGGCCCGACCCGGGGCTGCCGGCCGGCCGGGCGTTCGCGCTCGCCGAGTCGGTCCTGGACGCCGACCCGGCCGACCGGCCGCTCACGGACGACGTGACACAGGCGGCCGCACTGCTCGACCGGTTCACGGAGATCTGGAGGGGGAGCGCGTCATGAGCGTGGACAGGGATACCGAGGCGACGGGTGCGACCGACAGCCCCGCGAACCGGCT
This genomic interval from Streptomyces sp. NBC_00557 contains the following:
- a CDS encoding aromatic amino acid ammonia-lyase, which encodes MVSRIVDAPAPVQSAAVILDGTGLGVDDVVRLADGSAHPVPEADAMRRVEHSWNAARQIAATGRVYGRSTGVGANRNEDVPTEAAAGHGLRLLRSHAGAIGEQLPARQVRAMLAVRANQLLAGGAGLRPGVITALCEALKSGAYPVVNEFGSVGTGDIAALAQVGLALVGEHPWRGAGAPAPQPLDNNDALALISSNALTLGQSALALHELRGLIGATQVVAALSLLAVDGSHEAYAAPVHAARPHRGSTEVARRMRELIGAADRPAPPLGRIQDSYGFRCLPQIHGPAHDAADALEQVLTVEINAAAENPLISPEDLTAYHHGGFYQAQLALALDHFRLALTQVARLSTSRLSTLNEPAYTRLRPFLADHQPASSGVMILEYAAGAALGELRAFSAPASLGHAVLSRGVEEQASFASLAARQTLRACGAYRLVVGCELVAAVRALRQRDLRPDPGLPAGRAFALAESVLDADPADRPLTDDVTQAAALLDRFTEIWRGSAS